A section of the Oncorhynchus keta strain PuntledgeMale-10-30-2019 chromosome 15, Oket_V2, whole genome shotgun sequence genome encodes:
- the LOC118358561 gene encoding reticulon-4 receptor isoform X1 — protein sequence MKTSLVEGGRLLFLVVWLNLVSRGVDGCPAKCVCYSEPRPTVACQQQGLFSIPTEIPVRSQRIFLQSNKLTVVRSTSFSSVHNLTVLWMYSNNISHIEAGAFYGLERLEELDIGDNSNLRIISPTAFRGLSKLHTLHLHRCGLSELPVGAFQGLFSLQYLYLQDNNLLALHNDTFLDLANLTYLFLHNNKIKTVSDHMLRGLINLDRLLLHQNRVIYVQPRAFSDLGKLTTLFLFYNNLTVLTGETMDPLVSLQYLRLNGNQWVCDCRARTLWDWFKLFKGSSSELECNVPLELFGKDLKRLKSNDLEGCVETPQIQTQLFSSKPRSGKFPSTENPLRDGIPRCCLPDNDKSSIISGKTIADPSSYNSRQITNNPLKEKENISKTKFREHERTKNETIRNKQSLNDGPLGTLSNNLDQSLVQIEDLEPSTAPTRKKKKCTKKPKSDAQCLKGHGSTMQVALSSLFMSIVWIWFSLAMS from the coding sequence GGCCCACCGTGGCCTGCCAGCAGCAAGGACTGTTCTCCATCCCTACCGAGATCCCTGTGCGGAGCCAGCGTATATTTCTCCAGAGCAACAAGCTGACCGTGGTCCGCTCCACCAGCTTCAGCTCCGTGCACAACCTTACCGTCCTCTGGATGTACTCCAACAATATCAGCCACATTGAGGCCGGGGCCTTCTACGGTCTGGAGCGGCTAGAGGAGCTGGACATTGGGGACAACAGTAACCTGAGGATCATCAGCCCGACAGCCTTCAGGGGTCTGTCCAAGCTTCACACCCTCCACCTGCACAGGTGCGGCCTGTCGGAGTTACCTGTCGGAGCGTTCCAGGGACTGTTCTCCCTGCAGTACCTCTAcctgcaggacaataacctgcTGGCCCTGCACAACGACACCTTCCTGGACCTGGCCAACCTCACCTATCTGTTTCTGCACAACAACAAGATCAAGACCGTGTCGGACCACATGCTGCGCGGCCTCATCAACCTTGACCGCCTGCTGCTGCACCAGAACCGGGTCATCTACGTCCAGCCGAGGGCATTCAGCGACCTGGGGAAGCTGACCACGCTGTTCCTGTTCTACAACAACCTTACCGTGCTGACCGGGGAGACCATGGACCCGCTGGTGTCCCTGCAATACCTGCGTCTCAATGGGAACCAGTGGGTGTGTGACTGTCGGGCCAGGACCCTATGGGACTGGTTCAAACTCTTCAAGGGCTCCAGCTCTGAGCTCGAATGTAACGTCCCCCTGGAATTGTTCGGGAAGGACCTGAAACGGCTGAAGAGTAACGACCTGGAAGGGTGTGTGGAGACCCCCCAGATCCAGACCCAGCTCTTCAGCTCCAAGCCGCGTTCCGGAAAATTCCCCTCCACTGAAAATCCTCTGAGAGATGGAATTCCCAGATGTTGTCTTCCAGACAACGATAAGTCCTCTATCATCTCCGGGAAAACGATCGCTGACCCCTCATCTTACAACAGCCGTCAAATCACCAACAACCCCCTCAAGGAGAAGGAGAACATATCCAAGACCAAATTCAGAGAGCACGAGCGAACAAAAAACGAGACCATCCGGAATAAGCAGAGTCTCAACGACGGGCCTCTGGGGACCCTGTCCAACAACCTTGACCAGTCATTGGTTCAAATTGAAGACCTGGAACCCTCTACAGCCCCAACCAGGAAGAAAAAGAAGTGCACTAAAAAGCCCAAATCTGACGCCCAGTGTCTCAAAGGCCATGGATCTACAATGCAGGTGGCGCTGAGTTCTCTCTTCATGTCCATAGTCTGGATCTGGTTCTCCTTGGCCATGTCTTAG
- the LOC118358561 gene encoding reticulon-4 receptor isoform X2, which produces MGNMGGRLLFLVVWLNLVSRGVDGCPAKCVCYSEPRPTVACQQQGLFSIPTEIPVRSQRIFLQSNKLTVVRSTSFSSVHNLTVLWMYSNNISHIEAGAFYGLERLEELDIGDNSNLRIISPTAFRGLSKLHTLHLHRCGLSELPVGAFQGLFSLQYLYLQDNNLLALHNDTFLDLANLTYLFLHNNKIKTVSDHMLRGLINLDRLLLHQNRVIYVQPRAFSDLGKLTTLFLFYNNLTVLTGETMDPLVSLQYLRLNGNQWVCDCRARTLWDWFKLFKGSSSELECNVPLELFGKDLKRLKSNDLEGCVETPQIQTQLFSSKPRSGKFPSTENPLRDGIPRCCLPDNDKSSIISGKTIADPSSYNSRQITNNPLKEKENISKTKFREHERTKNETIRNKQSLNDGPLGTLSNNLDQSLVQIEDLEPSTAPTRKKKKCTKKPKSDAQCLKGHGSTMQVALSSLFMSIVWIWFSLAMS; this is translated from the coding sequence GGCCCACCGTGGCCTGCCAGCAGCAAGGACTGTTCTCCATCCCTACCGAGATCCCTGTGCGGAGCCAGCGTATATTTCTCCAGAGCAACAAGCTGACCGTGGTCCGCTCCACCAGCTTCAGCTCCGTGCACAACCTTACCGTCCTCTGGATGTACTCCAACAATATCAGCCACATTGAGGCCGGGGCCTTCTACGGTCTGGAGCGGCTAGAGGAGCTGGACATTGGGGACAACAGTAACCTGAGGATCATCAGCCCGACAGCCTTCAGGGGTCTGTCCAAGCTTCACACCCTCCACCTGCACAGGTGCGGCCTGTCGGAGTTACCTGTCGGAGCGTTCCAGGGACTGTTCTCCCTGCAGTACCTCTAcctgcaggacaataacctgcTGGCCCTGCACAACGACACCTTCCTGGACCTGGCCAACCTCACCTATCTGTTTCTGCACAACAACAAGATCAAGACCGTGTCGGACCACATGCTGCGCGGCCTCATCAACCTTGACCGCCTGCTGCTGCACCAGAACCGGGTCATCTACGTCCAGCCGAGGGCATTCAGCGACCTGGGGAAGCTGACCACGCTGTTCCTGTTCTACAACAACCTTACCGTGCTGACCGGGGAGACCATGGACCCGCTGGTGTCCCTGCAATACCTGCGTCTCAATGGGAACCAGTGGGTGTGTGACTGTCGGGCCAGGACCCTATGGGACTGGTTCAAACTCTTCAAGGGCTCCAGCTCTGAGCTCGAATGTAACGTCCCCCTGGAATTGTTCGGGAAGGACCTGAAACGGCTGAAGAGTAACGACCTGGAAGGGTGTGTGGAGACCCCCCAGATCCAGACCCAGCTCTTCAGCTCCAAGCCGCGTTCCGGAAAATTCCCCTCCACTGAAAATCCTCTGAGAGATGGAATTCCCAGATGTTGTCTTCCAGACAACGATAAGTCCTCTATCATCTCCGGGAAAACGATCGCTGACCCCTCATCTTACAACAGCCGTCAAATCACCAACAACCCCCTCAAGGAGAAGGAGAACATATCCAAGACCAAATTCAGAGAGCACGAGCGAACAAAAAACGAGACCATCCGGAATAAGCAGAGTCTCAACGACGGGCCTCTGGGGACCCTGTCCAACAACCTTGACCAGTCATTGGTTCAAATTGAAGACCTGGAACCCTCTACAGCCCCAACCAGGAAGAAAAAGAAGTGCACTAAAAAGCCCAAATCTGACGCCCAGTGTCTCAAAGGCCATGGATCTACAATGCAGGTGGCGCTGAGTTCTCTCTTCATGTCCATAGTCTGGATCTGGTTCTCCTTGGCCATGTCTTAG